Proteins encoded by one window of Enterococcus faecalis:
- a CDS encoding dicarboxylate/amino acid:cation symporter, producing MGGNKVEKKKREVKGISFTKKMVISLVGGLIVGLGFLFLREHLVRSNQGAVWQTINQILFQDISDPEKGQSAIGLFYIIGQLFINGLQLVILPMVFTSITLAICHITDTQKLGRISYKTIFGFLSMSLIALLTAGIVGYSVYLTGAFNVSLSETLAPVEVSTSGNPLMVIVNAVTKNIGSAFSDNGAILAVVVLAVITGLCINALGDKIRVFKKLIEEVNAMVTLFLTFVITKFAPIAVFMLLVRTFASYGIDYLKPALVYVVTTTATLLAFLMIGYPLFILFATKLNPVPFIKKIMKVVVFGFSTSSSAATLPLNTKTTVEELGVDSDVAAFVLPLGMTINMNGTAIMQVIAAIFVAGVAGYEVTPANIALIAILALMSSIGTPAAPGAGGIILFTILTGLNYNNEIAIATYSLILAINRPIEMLVTSLNVVGDSATAIYVAHSEDLLDEATYLTDVADLQNAEAE from the coding sequence TTGGGAGGCAACAAAGTGGAAAAGAAAAAACGTGAAGTGAAAGGTATCTCATTTACCAAAAAAATGGTGATTTCATTGGTGGGAGGGTTAATCGTTGGGCTCGGCTTTTTATTTTTAAGAGAGCACCTTGTTCGCAGCAATCAAGGCGCTGTGTGGCAGACAATCAATCAGATTCTTTTCCAAGATATTTCAGACCCTGAAAAAGGACAATCTGCGATTGGGCTTTTCTATATTATTGGTCAACTATTTATCAACGGCCTACAATTAGTGATTTTGCCGATGGTCTTTACTTCAATTACTTTAGCCATTTGTCATATTACCGATACGCAAAAATTAGGACGAATTTCCTATAAAACAATTTTTGGCTTTTTATCGATGTCACTGATTGCTCTATTAACGGCAGGAATTGTGGGCTATAGCGTATATTTAACTGGCGCTTTTAATGTGTCGTTATCTGAAACGCTAGCTCCTGTCGAAGTAAGTACGAGCGGCAACCCATTAATGGTGATAGTCAATGCTGTCACGAAAAATATCGGTTCTGCATTTAGCGACAATGGTGCGATTTTAGCTGTTGTTGTGTTGGCAGTGATTACTGGTTTATGTATTAATGCATTAGGGGATAAAATTCGTGTTTTCAAAAAATTAATTGAAGAAGTCAATGCGATGGTCACGTTATTTTTAACCTTTGTAATTACTAAATTTGCTCCTATTGCCGTCTTTATGTTGTTAGTTCGGACGTTTGCTTCTTACGGGATTGATTATTTAAAACCAGCGTTAGTCTACGTCGTAACAACGACAGCGACGCTCTTAGCCTTTTTGATGATCGGTTACCCATTATTTATCTTATTTGCGACAAAATTAAATCCTGTTCCTTTTATTAAAAAGATTATGAAAGTTGTGGTCTTTGGATTTTCTACTTCTTCTTCGGCAGCCACTTTACCGTTAAATACAAAAACAACGGTTGAAGAGTTAGGTGTCGACAGCGATGTTGCCGCCTTTGTCTTGCCGTTAGGAATGACTATTAATATGAACGGCACAGCGATTATGCAAGTAATTGCGGCTATTTTTGTGGCGGGCGTAGCTGGTTATGAAGTGACACCAGCTAATATTGCCTTGATTGCCATTTTAGCTTTAATGTCATCTATTGGTACACCGGCGGCACCTGGCGCTGGCGGAATTATCCTTTTCACTATTTTAACTGGTTTAAACTATAACAATGAGATTGCGATTGCGACGTATTCATTGATTTTAGCCATTAATCGTCCAATCGAAATGCTCGTTACTAGCCTAAACGTGGTTGGTGATAGCGCCACTGCGATTTATGTCGCACATTCGGAAGATTTGTTGGATGAAGCCACTTATCTGACTGATGTCGCTGACTTGCAAAATGCGGAAGCGGAGTAA
- a CDS encoding polysaccharide lyase family 8 super-sandwich domain-containing protein — translation MIKKIIVVVAFMLTGFSLTAMSASAEEITDLFLQKEVTYSGVEGGKIGENWKYPQFVGEKAVDGDETTRWSADKQDEQWLIVDLGEVKNIGELVLQLHAESPVYEILVSTDGESYQSIFKEENGQGGQPTKKYIDGNNVQARFVKYQQMKMWQHTNKQFYSSSIISFEAYEKKRLPEAIKLLTENLTISEKRKQQLAFEVSPAGVDITEDQIEWSSSDPTIVTVDQTGNLTAVKSGEAKVTVKIKGTEISDTIPVTVVAENKQYAEMRAKWKMRLLGTTQYDNDADVQQYRAQIATESLALWQTLNQAADRGYLWERKPSDTVSADYTTQFTNIKKLALGYYEPSSELFEKPEVYDAIVKGIEFMIDTKKYNGTYYTGNWWDWQIGSAQPLTDTLILLHDDLLNTDAEKLNKFTAPLMLYAKDPNIQWPIYRATGANLTDISITVLGTGLLLEDNQRLVQVQEAVPSVLKSVSSGDGLYPDGSLIQHGYFPYNGSYGNELLKGFGRIQTILQGSDWEMNDPNISNLFNVVDKGYLQLMVNGKMPSMVSGRSISRAPETNPFTTEFESGKETIANLTLIAKFAPENLRNDIYTSIQTWLQQSGSYYHFFKKPRDFEALIDLKNVVNSASPAQATPMQSLNVYGSMDRVLQKNNEYAVGISMYSQRVGNYEFGNTENKKGWHTADGMLYLYNQDFAQFDEGYWATIDPYRLPGTTVDTRELANGAYTGKRSPQSWVGGSNNGQVASIGMFLDKSNEGMNLVAKKSWFLLDGQIINLGSGITGTTDASIETILDNRMIHPQEVKLNQGSDKDNSWISLSAANPLNNIGYVFPNSMNTLDVQIEERSGRYGDINEYFVNYKTYTNTFAKISKNYGKTVENGTYEYLTVVGKTNEEIAALSKNKGYTVLENTANLQAIEAGNYVMMNTWNNDQEIAGLYAYDPMSVISEKIDNGAYRLTLANPLQNNASVSIEFDKGILEVVAADPEISVDQNIITLNSAGLNGSSRSITVKTTPEVTKEALEKLIQEQKEHQEKDYTASSWKAYSEALKQAQTVADQTTATQAEVDQAETELRSAVKQLVKVPTKEVDKTNLLKIIKENEKHQEKDYTASSWKVYSEALKQAQTVVDQATATQAEVDQAEAKLRSAVKQLVKVPTKEVDKTNLLKIIKENEKHQEKDYTASSWKVYSEALKQAQTVADQTTATQAEVDQAEAKLRSAVKQLVKVPTKEVDKTNLLKIIKENEKHQEKDYTASSWKAYSEALKQAQTVADQTTATQAEVDQAETELRSAVKQLVKVPTKEVDKTDLLKIIKENEKNQEKDYTASSWKAYSEALKQAQTVVDQATATQAEVDQAEAKLRSAVKQLVKVPTKEVDKTNLLKIIKENEKHQEKDYTASSWKVYSEALKQAQTVADQTTATQAEVDQAETELRSAVKQLTLKNSGENKKEQKNGGNNGHLNTSTGVDQTGTKQVKPSSQGGFRKASQFLPSTGEKKSIALVIIGLLVIASGCLLVFRKSKSKK, via the coding sequence ATGATTAAAAAAATAATAGTCGTTGTTGCTTTCATGCTTACAGGCTTCTCGCTAACTGCGATGAGTGCATCTGCAGAAGAAATAACTGATTTATTTTTACAAAAAGAAGTGACATATTCTGGTGTAGAAGGAGGAAAAATTGGAGAGAATTGGAAATACCCTCAATTTGTTGGCGAAAAAGCTGTCGATGGCGATGAAACAACACGCTGGTCCGCTGATAAGCAAGATGAACAATGGTTAATTGTTGATTTGGGTGAAGTAAAAAACATTGGCGAACTCGTTTTACAGTTGCATGCAGAAAGTCCTGTGTATGAAATCTTAGTTTCAACAGATGGTGAAAGCTATCAATCTATCTTTAAAGAAGAGAATGGGCAAGGTGGCCAACCTACTAAAAAATATATTGATGGCAATAATGTACAAGCACGTTTTGTAAAATATCAGCAGATGAAAATGTGGCAACACACAAATAAGCAATTTTACAGTTCAAGTATTATTTCGTTTGAAGCATATGAAAAAAAACGACTGCCAGAAGCGATTAAACTTTTAACAGAGAACCTGACTATTAGTGAAAAAAGAAAGCAACAGCTAGCCTTTGAAGTGTCACCAGCTGGAGTAGATATTACAGAAGATCAGATTGAGTGGTCAAGTAGTGATCCTACTATTGTGACGGTTGACCAAACGGGTAATTTAACAGCAGTTAAGAGTGGTGAAGCGAAGGTAACAGTCAAAATTAAAGGAACAGAAATTAGTGATACAATTCCTGTGACTGTTGTAGCAGAAAATAAACAATATGCGGAAATGCGAGCAAAATGGAAAATGCGATTGTTAGGTACAACGCAGTATGATAACGATGCAGATGTGCAACAGTATCGTGCCCAGATTGCTACGGAGAGTTTAGCATTGTGGCAAACGCTTAATCAAGCAGCAGATCGTGGGTATCTGTGGGAACGAAAACCATCGGATACAGTGTCTGCTGATTACACGACTCAATTTACCAATATTAAAAAATTAGCGTTAGGCTACTATGAACCATCAAGTGAGCTTTTTGAAAAACCGGAAGTTTATGATGCGATTGTTAAAGGCATTGAATTTATGATTGATACAAAAAAATACAATGGAACGTATTACACAGGTAACTGGTGGGATTGGCAAATTGGTTCCGCGCAGCCGCTAACAGATACATTGATTTTATTACATGATGACCTATTGAATACAGATGCAGAAAAATTAAATAAATTTACTGCTCCGCTGATGCTGTATGCAAAAGATCCAAACATACAATGGCCAATTTATCGTGCAACAGGGGCTAACTTAACAGATATTTCAATCACCGTTTTAGGTACTGGACTTTTGTTAGAAGATAATCAACGCCTAGTACAAGTACAAGAAGCTGTTCCGTCCGTTTTAAAAAGTGTTTCCTCTGGTGATGGCTTATATCCTGATGGTTCCTTGATTCAACATGGTTATTTTCCGTACAACGGCAGTTACGGGAATGAGTTGCTAAAAGGGTTTGGACGAATTCAGACTATTTTACAAGGTTCCGACTGGGAGATGAATGACCCTAACATTAGTAATTTATTTAATGTTGTTGATAAAGGTTACTTACAATTAATGGTAAATGGAAAAATGCCATCGATGGTTTCTGGTAGAAGTATTTCCAGAGCGCCAGAAACGAATCCTTTTACTACAGAGTTTGAATCGGGTAAAGAAACAATAGCTAATTTAACCTTAATTGCAAAATTTGCACCAGAAAATTTAAGAAATGACATTTATACATCTATCCAAACATGGCTTCAACAAAGTGGGTCATACTATCATTTCTTTAAAAAACCAAGAGATTTTGAAGCGTTAATTGACTTGAAAAATGTAGTGAATAGTGCGTCACCTGCCCAAGCGACACCAATGCAATCTTTAAATGTATATGGTTCGATGGATCGAGTTCTACAGAAAAATAACGAATATGCGGTGGGTATTAGTATGTATTCACAACGTGTCGGAAACTATGAATTTGGGAATACGGAAAATAAAAAAGGCTGGCATACAGCAGACGGCATGCTTTATTTATACAATCAAGACTTTGCTCAGTTTGATGAAGGATACTGGGCAACGATCGATCCATATCGATTACCAGGAACGACAGTTGACACAAGAGAATTGGCAAATGGTGCTTATACAGGGAAACGCAGTCCCCAGTCATGGGTAGGTGGCTCAAATAATGGACAGGTTGCCTCTATAGGAATGTTTTTAGATAAAAGTAATGAAGGAATGAACTTAGTTGCTAAAAAATCTTGGTTCTTATTAGATGGTCAAATCATTAATTTGGGAAGTGGCATTACTGGTACGACAGATGCTTCGATTGAAACAATCCTCGATAATCGGATGATTCATCCACAGGAAGTGAAGCTTAACCAAGGTTCAGACAAAGATAATTCTTGGATTAGTTTAAGCGCAGCGAATCCATTGAATAACATTGGCTATGTTTTTCCTAATTCAATGAATACGCTTGATGTTCAAATAGAAGAACGCTCTGGTCGCTACGGAGATATTAACGAATACTTTGTTAATTATAAAACCTATACAAATACATTTGCTAAAATTAGTAAAAATTATGGCAAGACTGTTGAAAATGGTACTTACGAATATTTAACAGTGGTTGGGAAAACGAATGAAGAAATCGCAGCTCTTTCTAAAAACAAAGGCTATACTGTTCTAGAAAATACAGCAAACTTACAAGCCATTGAAGCAGGTAATTATGTCATGATGAATACATGGAATAATGACCAAGAAATTGCAGGACTGTATGCGTATGATCCAATGTCGGTTATTTCAGAAAAAATTGATAACGGTGCTTATCGCTTAACTCTTGCGAATCCTTTACAAAATAATGCATCCGTTTCTATTGAATTTGATAAGGGCATTCTTGAAGTAGTCGCAGCGGACCCAGAAATTTCTGTTGACCAAAATATTATCACTTTAAATAGTGCGGGGTTAAATGGCAGCTCGCGTTCAATCACTGTTAAAACAACTCCTGAAGTAACGAAAGAAGCGTTAGAAAAATTAATTCAGGAACAAAAAGAACACCAAGAAAAAGATTACACCGCAAGCAGCTGGAAAGCCTACAGCGAAGCACTGAAACAAGCGCAAACTGTGGCAGATCAAACAACAGCGACACAAGCAGAAGTAGACCAAGCAGAAACAGAGTTACGTTCGGCAGTGAAGCAATTGGTAAAAGTGCCAACTAAAGAAGTAGATAAAACCAACTTGTTGAAAATCATCAAAGAAAACGAGAAACACCAAGAAAAAGACTACACCGCAAGCAGCTGGAAAGTCTACAGCGAAGCATTGAAACAAGCACAAACTGTGGTAGATCAAGCAACAGCAACGCAAGCAGAAGTAGACCAAGCAGAAGCAAAACTACGCTCGGCAGTGAAGCAATTGGTAAAAGTGCCAACTAAAGAAGTAGATAAAACCAACTTGTTGAAAATCATCAAAGAAAACGAGAAACACCAAGAAAAAGACTACACCGCAAGCAGCTGGAAAGTCTACAGCGAAGCATTGAAACAAGCACAAACTGTGGCAGATCAAACAACAGCAACGCAAGCAGAAGTAGACCAAGCAGAAGCAAAACTACGCTCGGCAGTGAAGCAATTGGTAAAAGTACCAACCAAAGAAGTAGATAAAACCAACTTGTTGAAAATCATCAAAGAAAACGAGAAACACCAAGAAAAAGACTACACCGCAAGTAGCTGGAAAGCCTACAGCGAAGCACTGAAACAAGCGCAAACTGTGGCAGATCAAACAACAGCGACACAAGCAGAAGTAGACCAAGCAGAAACAGAGTTACGTTCGGCAGTGAAGCAATTGGTAAAAGTGCCAACTAAAGAAGTAGATAAAACCGACTTGTTGAAAATCATCAAAGAAAACGAGAAAAACCAAGAAAAAGACTACACCGCAAGTAGCTGGAAAGCCTACAGCGAAGCATTGAAACAAGCACAAACTGTGGTAGATCAAGCAACAGCAACGCAAGCAGAAGTAGACCAAGCAGAAGCAAAACTACGCTCGGCAGTGAAGCAATTGGTAAAAGTGCCAACTAAAGAAGTAGATAAAACCAACTTGTTGAAAATCATCAAAGAAAACGAGAAACACCAAGAAAAAGACTACACCGCAAGCAGCTGGAAAGTCTACAGCGAAGCATTGAAACAAGCACAAACTGTGGCAGATCAAACAACAGCAACGCAAGCAGAAGTAGACCAAGCAGAAACAGAGTTACGTTCGGCAGTGAAGCAATTAACATTGAAAAATAGTGGGGAAAATAAAAAGGAGCAAAAAAATGGGGGGAATAATGGACACTTAAATACTAGTACAGGAGTTGATCAAACTGGTACGAAACAAGTTAAGCCATCAAGCCAAGGTGGTTTCAGAAAAGCTAGCCAATTTTTACCGAGCACAGGAGAAAAGAAATCAATCGCGCTTGTGATTATTGGTCTTCTAGTTATCGCCAGTGGGTGTCTTTTAGTTTTTCGTAAAAGTAAATCGAAGAAGTAA
- the rlmH gene encoding 23S rRNA (pseudouridine(1915)-N(3))-methyltransferase RlmH, whose amino-acid sequence MKIKLVTVGKLKEKYLIQGINEYLKRLNSYAKMEIIEVPDEKAPEKLSDAEMLQVKEKEGQRILGKINDNEYVFVLAINGKQLSSEEFSKEIEQLGISGKSNLTFVIGGSLGLSDSVLQRSNQQISFGRLTYPHQLMRLVLVEQIYRGFRIMKGEPYHK is encoded by the coding sequence GTGAAAATTAAACTAGTAACAGTCGGAAAACTGAAAGAAAAATACCTGATTCAAGGCATTAATGAATATCTGAAACGTTTAAATAGCTATGCCAAGATGGAAATCATTGAAGTACCAGATGAAAAAGCCCCAGAAAAACTCAGTGACGCTGAAATGCTTCAAGTCAAAGAAAAAGAAGGCCAACGTATTTTGGGGAAAATTAATGACAACGAATACGTCTTTGTTTTAGCCATTAATGGCAAACAATTATCTAGTGAAGAATTTTCAAAAGAAATTGAACAATTAGGGATTAGTGGCAAAAGTAATCTAACCTTTGTCATTGGTGGCTCCTTAGGTCTCAGTGATTCAGTCCTTCAGCGAAGTAACCAACAAATTTCTTTTGGCCGCTTAACTTATCCACATCAGTTAATGCGTTTGGTATTAGTTGAACAAATTTATCGTGGTTTTCGGATTATGAAAGGGGAACCGTATCATAAATAG
- a CDS encoding S1C family serine protease, with product MQRKDVTPNSDKKSLLQKFGIGLAGGLLGGALILGGAYSGIIPTPNGGNNAATTTSTNHGDTKVSNVSYNVSSDVTKAVKKVQNSVVSVINMQSASNNSSADDPFGGLFGGNEGTQDSSGNNGNDLEAASEGSGVIYKKDGKTAYVVTNNHVVDKAQGLEVVLSDGTKVKGELVGTDAYTDLAVIKISSDKVDQVAEFGNSSKITVGEPAIAIGSPLGSDYANSVTQGIISSVNRNITNKNESGETININAIQTDAAINPGNSGGPLINIQGQVIGINSVKIVQSTSQVSVEGMGFAIPSNDVVNIINQLEKDGKVTRPALGITMSDLTGISSQQQEQILKIPASVKTGVVVRGVEAATPAEKAGLEKYDVITKVDGQDVSSTTDLQSALYKKKVGDKMEVTYYRGSKEMKATIDLTIDKSALTQQNNRSNQ from the coding sequence ATGCAACGAAAAGATGTTACACCTAATTCAGATAAAAAAAGTTTATTGCAAAAATTTGGGATTGGTTTAGCTGGCGGCTTACTTGGTGGCGCCCTTATTCTAGGAGGCGCTTATTCTGGGATTATTCCCACACCCAACGGCGGAAATAATGCGGCGACGACGACATCCACTAATCACGGCGACACAAAAGTCAGCAATGTAAGTTACAATGTGTCTAGCGATGTCACAAAAGCCGTGAAAAAAGTTCAAAATTCTGTGGTTTCTGTCATTAATATGCAAAGTGCTAGCAACAATTCTTCGGCAGATGATCCTTTTGGGGGATTGTTCGGTGGGAATGAAGGTACTCAAGACTCTTCCGGCAACAATGGTAACGATTTAGAAGCAGCCAGTGAAGGTAGTGGGGTTATTTATAAGAAAGATGGTAAAACGGCTTATGTCGTGACAAATAACCACGTCGTAGATAAAGCGCAAGGATTGGAAGTTGTTTTATCTGATGGTACCAAAGTGAAAGGCGAATTAGTCGGAACCGATGCTTACACGGATTTAGCCGTGATTAAAATTTCTTCCGACAAAGTTGATCAAGTCGCTGAGTTTGGAAATTCTAGTAAAATCACAGTCGGTGAGCCTGCTATTGCAATTGGTTCCCCTCTAGGCTCTGATTATGCTAACTCTGTCACACAAGGAATCATCTCTTCTGTGAATAGAAATATTACCAATAAAAACGAGTCTGGTGAAACCATCAATATTAATGCCATTCAAACCGATGCTGCCATCAATCCAGGAAACTCTGGTGGTCCACTAATCAATATTCAAGGACAAGTCATTGGAATTAACTCAGTAAAAATTGTGCAATCAACTAGTCAAGTGAGCGTTGAAGGGATGGGCTTTGCCATTCCAAGTAATGACGTAGTCAACATTATCAACCAATTAGAAAAAGATGGTAAAGTGACGCGGCCAGCTCTCGGGATTACGATGTCTGATTTAACAGGTATCTCTTCACAACAACAAGAACAAATTTTAAAAATTCCAGCTTCTGTAAAAACTGGCGTAGTGGTTCGTGGTGTTGAAGCAGCGACCCCTGCTGAAAAGGCTGGATTGGAAAAATACGATGTTATCACGAAAGTTGACGGCCAAGACGTAAGCTCTACTACAGATTTACAAAGCGCGCTTTACAAGAAAAAAGTTGGCGACAAAATGGAAGTGACTTATTATCGTGGTTCTAAAGAAATGAAAGCAACTATCGATTTAACCATTGATAAATCAGCTTTAACACAACAAAATAATCGCAGCAATCAATAA
- the ytpR gene encoding YtpR family tRNA-binding protein — protein sequence MIFAYNKEHVGDVLLVIVADDQGAENQVKRVGDVARVSLVEAPETVVAWNIFNASALLGDINGTGQVTLTDEQIEKVNTAIKDAGFSETLEKDDTPKIVVGFVKSCKKHPDSDHLSITQTEVDNGEILQIVCGAPNIKAGQKVVVAKPGAMMPDGLMIWPGVLRGEESFGMICSAKELRLPNAPAKKGILELPFDAEVGSAFAVGE from the coding sequence ATGATTTTTGCATATAACAAAGAACACGTTGGCGATGTCTTACTTGTCATCGTTGCGGACGATCAAGGTGCGGAAAACCAAGTAAAACGTGTCGGCGATGTGGCACGTGTAAGTTTAGTTGAGGCGCCAGAAACAGTGGTAGCTTGGAATATTTTCAATGCTTCAGCGCTTCTAGGTGACATTAATGGCACCGGCCAAGTGACTTTAACAGACGAACAAATCGAAAAAGTCAATACAGCGATTAAAGATGCGGGATTTTCAGAAACCCTTGAAAAAGACGACACCCCTAAAATTGTGGTTGGCTTTGTCAAATCATGTAAAAAACACCCAGATTCAGATCATTTATCTATCACACAAACAGAAGTAGACAACGGCGAAATCTTACAAATTGTTTGTGGCGCACCGAACATCAAAGCAGGACAAAAAGTAGTTGTGGCCAAACCAGGCGCAATGATGCCTGATGGTTTAATGATTTGGCCAGGGGTTTTACGTGGTGAAGAAAGTTTTGGAATGATTTGTTCAGCAAAAGAATTACGTTTACCAAATGCACCAGCTAAAAAAGGAATCTTAGAATTGCCTTTTGATGCAGAAGTTGGTTCTGCATTTGCGGTAGGAGAATAA
- a CDS encoding universal stress protein: MEEQMYKNILVGVDGSDQANLAYERAIEVARRNGSRVIVANILENQVYTMMGYSTLNDQLIDQETAAAEELMADCKKYAESVDFHNVETVTMFGSPKEVMSHELPEKYNVDLIMVGQSGLNAVERVVMGSVSSYIIRQAPCDVLIVHSEEK, translated from the coding sequence ATGGAAGAACAAATGTATAAAAATATTCTTGTCGGCGTAGACGGTAGTGATCAAGCTAATTTAGCTTATGAACGTGCAATTGAGGTTGCTCGTCGAAACGGAAGCCGAGTCATTGTTGCAAATATTTTAGAAAATCAAGTGTATACAATGATGGGGTATTCGACGTTAAATGATCAATTAATTGATCAAGAAACAGCCGCTGCGGAAGAATTAATGGCCGATTGTAAAAAGTATGCTGAAAGCGTTGATTTTCATAATGTTGAAACAGTTACCATGTTTGGTTCACCCAAAGAAGTCATGAGTCATGAATTACCTGAAAAATACAATGTTGATTTAATTATGGTGGGACAATCAGGATTAAACGCAGTCGAACGTGTGGTCATGGGAAGCGTCAGTAGCTACATTATTCGTCAAGCCCCTTGCGATGTCTTAATTGTTCACTCTGAAGAAAAATAA
- a CDS encoding thioredoxin family protein, which translates to MIYPNSLEELATYVEKGKNVFFFTADWCGDCRFIKPVMPEIEEAFPAFQFIEVDRDQFIDVAAEWNIFGIPSFVVIENGQELGRLVNKDRKTKEEISAFLTSLG; encoded by the coding sequence ATGATTTATCCCAATTCATTAGAAGAACTAGCAACTTATGTTGAAAAAGGTAAAAATGTTTTCTTCTTTACTGCTGATTGGTGCGGAGACTGTCGTTTCATTAAACCAGTCATGCCTGAAATTGAAGAAGCATTTCCAGCGTTTCAATTTATCGAAGTCGACCGTGATCAGTTTATTGACGTGGCTGCCGAGTGGAATATTTTTGGTATTCCGAGTTTTGTCGTAATTGAAAACGGTCAAGAGTTAGGACGCTTAGTAAATAAAGATCGAAAAACAAAAGAAGAAATCAGTGCATTTTTAACTAGCTTAGGCTAA
- the pepA gene encoding glutamyl aminopeptidase, with amino-acid sequence MEEKTFQRIKELTELQGTSGFEDDIRAYMKEHITPLVDDVQYDGLGGIFGIKRSKVEAAPRVMVAAHMDEVGFMLTQINDNGLFQVVPLGGWNPYVVSAQRFTLKTSKGNYPCISSSIPPHLLRGTSGQKQLEVSDVLFDAGFSSKEEAKSFGVRPGDSIVPQTETIKTANGKNIISKSWDNRYGCTLVLDALETLQNEELGHTLIAGANVQEEVGLRGSKPSVHKFNPDIFFAVDCSAADDIHTKKGTYGHLGEGTLLRIFDPGLITLPRLREYLLDTAATHNIPYQYFVSKGGTDAGAAHTTNNGVPSTVIGVCGRYIHTHQTMFSIADYEAAREMLLQALRGLDKSTVNTIVYGK; translated from the coding sequence ATGGAAGAAAAAACATTTCAACGAATCAAGGAATTAACTGAATTACAAGGAACCAGCGGATTTGAAGACGACATTCGCGCGTACATGAAAGAACATATCACCCCGTTAGTGGACGATGTTCAATATGATGGTTTAGGTGGTATTTTTGGGATTAAACGTTCAAAAGTGGAAGCAGCGCCACGCGTAATGGTAGCAGCCCACATGGACGAAGTTGGCTTCATGTTAACTCAAATTAACGATAATGGTTTATTCCAAGTGGTTCCTTTAGGTGGCTGGAATCCCTATGTTGTTTCAGCACAACGTTTTACGTTAAAAACAAGTAAAGGGAACTATCCATGTATTTCTTCATCTATTCCGCCACACTTGTTGCGTGGTACGAGTGGTCAAAAACAATTAGAAGTCTCTGATGTGTTATTTGATGCAGGATTCTCTTCAAAAGAAGAAGCTAAAAGCTTTGGCGTTCGTCCAGGGGATTCCATTGTTCCACAAACAGAAACGATTAAAACAGCTAATGGCAAAAATATTATCAGTAAATCATGGGATAACCGCTATGGTTGTACGTTGGTATTAGATGCATTGGAAACGTTACAAAATGAAGAATTAGGCCACACATTAATTGCTGGAGCAAACGTACAAGAAGAAGTCGGTTTACGTGGTTCTAAACCATCTGTTCATAAATTTAATCCAGATATCTTCTTTGCGGTGGATTGTTCAGCGGCAGATGATATTCACACGAAAAAAGGGACATATGGTCATTTAGGTGAAGGAACGTTATTACGGATTTTCGACCCAGGTTTAATCACATTGCCTCGCTTGCGTGAATATTTATTGGATACAGCAGCGACACACAATATTCCGTATCAATATTTTGTTTCTAAAGGCGGAACGGATGCTGGGGCAGCGCACACAACTAATAATGGTGTACCAAGTACAGTCATCGGCGTTTGTGGTCGTTACATCCATACGCATCAAACAATGTTTAGTATTGCGGATTATGAAGCAGCGCGGGAAATGTTGTTACAAGCATTACGTGGCTTGGATAAATCAACAGTTAATACAATTGTTTACGGAAAGTAG
- a CDS encoding PepSY domain-containing protein, whose product MNEENELTYFKGGLALGVGLGLVGGIASTLFYHKKKTISADLVLENVKAAFLKEGPIEGSWIEFEKKPLRKFAIHSKTYTGGICRIEDDGIVQYEFTADAYTGTVIDIQRLKD is encoded by the coding sequence ATGAACGAAGAAAATGAGTTGACATACTTTAAAGGCGGCTTAGCGCTAGGCGTTGGTCTTGGTTTAGTAGGAGGCATTGCCTCAACCTTGTTCTACCATAAGAAAAAAACAATCTCCGCTGATCTCGTCTTAGAAAATGTAAAAGCTGCTTTTTTAAAAGAAGGACCGATTGAAGGTTCGTGGATTGAGTTTGAGAAAAAGCCCTTGCGGAAATTCGCCATCCACTCCAAAACGTATACTGGAGGAATTTGCCGCATTGAAGACGACGGCATTGTTCAATACGAATTCACTGCAGATGCCTACACAGGAACTGTCATTGACATCCAACGATTAAAAGATTAA